One part of the Vicia villosa cultivar HV-30 ecotype Madison, WI linkage group LG6, Vvil1.0, whole genome shotgun sequence genome encodes these proteins:
- the LOC131609261 gene encoding F-box/kelch-repeat protein At3g23880-like isoform X2 yields MSPAVIPEELITEVLSILPVKSILRFKCVCKPWESLISDPFFVQKHLHLSQKSNTHLALILCKPHVKTVSYYYDRDSSVVPISLNNLLCNPSLTITILPQHRMRYKRCFRVIGSINGLLCLFNSHIIRHGPYGPYDRDTCFRLWNPATKKISQKLGSITHPNCHPYFGGENQSNYLRFAFGYDNSTDTYKVVAFCPNEVRIFSFRDNAWKNIPCFPVVPYYRVALVRHREQRVNEGVYLNGTVNWLAIPNSKYFRGQYGGYTDPPAIDQFVIISLDLGRETYNQLLLPRDLVEVPPIFPTISVLRDCLCFSYHINTTHFAIWMMMEFGVQESWTQFLNISYADLQIDYESRRYGYDYLLHPLCLSEDDDTIILANSQEEQAFLYNWRDNRVEKTRITNNVLWMFSPNYIETLVSTC; encoded by the coding sequence ATGTCGCCTGCAGtcattcctgaagaacttatcacaGAAGTTTTATCTATTCTTCCTGTGAAATCTATTTTGCGATTCAAATGCGTCTGCAAGCCATGGGAATCTCTCATCTCTGATCCTTTCTTTGTCCAAAAGCATCTTCATCTATCACAAAAAAGTAACACACATCTCGCACTGATCTTGTGTAAACCTCACGTAAAAACTGTTTCCTATTATTATGATAGGGATTCTTCTGTGGTACCAATTTCCCTCAACAATTTACTATGTAATCCATCCTTAACTATTACCATCCTTCCTCAGCATAGAATGAGGTATAAGCGTTGCTTTCGAGTGATCGGTTCCATCAATGGATTGCTGTGTTTGTTTAATTCTCACATAATTCGTCATGGTCCATATGGTCCATATGATCGAGACACCTGCTTCCGTTTGTGGAACCCTGCCACCAAGAAAATATCTCAAAAATTAGGTTCAATTACCCATCCCAATTGCCATCCATATTTTGGCGGTGAAAATCAATCAAACTATCTCAGGTTTGCATTCGGTTATGATAATTCAACTGATACTTATAAAGTAGTGGCATTCTGTCCTAATGAGGTCAGAATTTTCAGTTTCCGTGATAATGCTTGGAAAAACATTCCATGTTTCCCTGTAGTTCCATACTATCGTGTGGCTCTTGTTCGCCATAGAGAGCAACGTGTTAACGAAGGAGTGTATTTGAATGGTACAGTTAACTGGTTGGCCATTCCAAATTCCAAATATTTTCGGGGACAATATGGAGGATACACAGATCCTCCAGCAATTGATCAATTTGTAATTATCTCGTTGGACCTGGGTAGGGAAACATACAACCAATTGCTTCTCCCTCGGGATTTAGTTGAAGTCCCGCCTATTTTTCCAACTATTAGTGTGTTGCGTGACTGTCTTTGTTTTTCCTACCATATTAATACCACCCATTTTGCAATATGGATGATGATGGAATTTGGAGTCCAAGAGTCTTGGACTCAATTCCTTAATATTAGTTATGCAGATCTTCAAATTGATTATGAATCCCGACGATATGGTTATGATTATCTACTGCACCCACTGTGCCTTTCCGAGGATGATGACACAATAATATTAGCAAATAGTCAGGAAGAGCAAGCATTTCTCTATAATTGGAGAGATAATAGAGTAGAGAAAACTAGGATCACCAACAATGTATTATGGATGTTTTCCCCTAATTATATTGAAACCTTGGTTTCGACATGTTGA
- the LOC131609261 gene encoding F-box/kelch-repeat protein At3g23880-like isoform X1, with protein MSPAVIPEELITEVLSILPVKSILRFKCVCKPWESLISDPFFVQKHLHLSQKSNTHLALILCKPHVKTVSYYYDRDSSVVPISLNNLLCNPSLTITILPQHRMRYKRCFRVIGSINGLLCLFNSHIIRHGPYGPYDRDTCFRLWNPATKKISQKLGSITHPNCHPYFGGENQSNYLRRTTPISSTLGVIDGCFQYGKKKGEK; from the exons ATGTCGCCTGCAGtcattcctgaagaacttatcacaGAAGTTTTATCTATTCTTCCTGTGAAATCTATTTTGCGATTCAAATGCGTCTGCAAGCCATGGGAATCTCTCATCTCTGATCCTTTCTTTGTCCAAAAGCATCTTCATCTATCACAAAAAAGTAACACACATCTCGCACTGATCTTGTGTAAACCTCACGTAAAAACTGTTTCCTATTATTATGATAGGGATTCTTCTGTGGTACCAATTTCCCTCAACAATTTACTATGTAATCCATCCTTAACTATTACCATCCTTCCTCAGCATAGAATGAGGTATAAGCGTTGCTTTCGAGTGATCGGTTCCATCAATGGATTGCTGTGTTTGTTTAATTCTCACATAATTCGTCATGGTCCATATGGTCCATATGATCGAGACACCTGCTTCCGTTTGTGGAACCCTGCCACCAAGAAAATATCTCAAAAATTAGGTTCAATTACCCATCCCAATTGCCATCCATATTTTGGCGGTGAAAATCAATCAAACTATCTCAG GAGGACAACCCCAATCTCAAGCACATTAGGCGTCATTGATGGTTGCTTCCAATATGGCAAGAAGAAAGGAGAAAAATGA